One stretch of Eupeodes corollae chromosome 2, idEupCoro1.1, whole genome shotgun sequence DNA includes these proteins:
- the LOC129946253 gene encoding 3'-5' RNA helicase YTHDC2: MANNSNKQQQSRSKENNNLPRNVQRELKAKITHFLDYGEAETLILTALPNDHRKFLHKYAASIGLKSKSFGSKDKRELHISLRAKRITLGHTKLLGLSDETRTYFDKPLLQELREKMLEESIDNCEKERSLFRKGCLLLQLGPRLVPPRPPRVNLQMQRDRMDLPIAMYQSAIMEVLRNNSVAIINGQTGSGKTTQVPQYILEECTRFNKPCRIICTQPRRIATVTVANRVAEERCEPIGETVGYQIRLESRMRRTTNLIYTTSGCVLRSIMGDAKDFFQKITHLIIDEIHERDKDTDFTLITVKEQLKYNKNLKVLLMSATMDINLLSSFFNDCPIVNVPGQGYNVKIYHLEDILFHTGYRSSLMEKYLRLAAAAPIKKVQADIHTQTNFDLIINEILEASGRLESTIELFDQLQYYIENEGVAIDLCHSKSGKTALIAAAQCNLPRYLERFLQLNADINIRDFSGKSALTYAAAFEDGICLKLLGMSHQNNDLQIMEKQTLLSAYAQQFHDDNEVDHYLILSLIEGLYRSKHPGAILVFLPGYNDIVMQRDLIESTLPSGTYTMFILHGQMESSDQRMALQPQRNRKIILSTNIGQTSITIPDLAYIIDSGKVKMKTHDVVTSSSELRSVWISQADARQRSGRAGRTQNGVCYRLYSHERFYQMSPHCIPELMRIPLTEICLYAKSFDPQSDVQSFLSRALNPPSGLIVQNAVKKLKIIGVFTDDELITELGRHLVDIPVDVQLGKALMYGIFFKCVEPLTTIVAFHSVKDPFILPTDRALHGTASVQRKSLSGDYYSDQMGILVLYDSYMSIRNNRRRKQEFCNKHFLSMPCMEIFCSTRKQIHDVIVSKYSITPGHSNNYDWNLIRLCLLAGLYPNIALIDRKRMNIKSGTDKQLLLQRSSSLNPPGKKSLKEFANKLPYDWLVFYEKSKLFNNYSINMNTLVPPVMIALQCGREHLVETQGDEEEQTNDENNEQIARTSTLSLDSWIKFAMSENDADILVTLRSLVEIEFIKFLYLGHSETSEKAVEYVKFILNSEVDECTLTFKQ; encoded by the exons ATGGCTAATAATTCAAATAAGCAGCAGCAATCAAGGtccaaagaaaacaacaatttgcCCCGAAATGTCCAACGCGAACTCAAAGCTAAAATAACCCATTTTCTGGATTACGGAGAAGCCGAAACCCTCATTCTAACCGCCCTGCCCAATGATCACCGAAAGTTTCTGCACAAATATGCGGCATCTATTGGCTTAAAATCGAAGAGCTTTGGCAGCAAAGATAAACGCGAACTACACATAAGTCTACGCGCGAAACGAATAACTCTCGGACACACCAAACTTTTGGGATTGTCCGATGAGACTAGAACTTATTTCGACAAACCCCTTTTGCAAGAACTCAGGGAGAAAATGCTTGAGGAGAGCATCGACAATTGCGAAAAAGAACGCAGTCTTTTCCGCAAGGGTTGCTTGTTGCTGCAACTGGGTCCACGTCTGGTTCCGCCACGACCACCCAGAGTTAATCTACAAATGCAGCGAGACAGAATGGATTTGCCAATTGCCATGTATCAGAGTGCAATTATGGAAGTGCTGCGTAATAATTCT GTTGCTATTATAAATGGCCAAACTGGCTCTGGAAAGACAACCCAGGTTCCCCAGTACATTCTAGAGGAGTGTACACGGTTCAATAAGCCGTGTCGTATTATTTGCACACAGCCGCGACGTATCGCAACTGTGACTGTGGCCAATCGAGTTGCCGAAGAACGCTGCGAGCCCATTGGTGAAACTGTTGGCTACCAAATACGTTTAGAAA gTCGCATGCGAAGAACTACAAATCTTATCTACACAACGAGTGGTTGTGTTTTGCGATCTATTATGGGAGATGCAAAagactttttccaaaaaatcacCCATTTAATCATTGATGAAATCCACGAGCGTGACAAAGACACCGATTTCACTTTGATAACCGTCAAAGAACAACTCAAGtacaataaaaaccttaaagtcCTTCTGATGTCAGCTACAATGGACATTAATTTGCTGTCATCGTTCTTTAACGATTGCCCCATAGTTAACGTACCCGGACAAGGCTACAATGTTAAAATCTACCATTTGGAAGACATACTTTTCCACACTGGCTATCGTTCTTCGTTGATGGAGAAATATTTGCGTCTAGCTGCAGCCGCACcaattaaaaaagttcaagCCGATATACACACACAAACAAACTTCGATCTTATAATCAATGAGATATTAGAGGCGAGCGGAAGGTTGGAGAGTACAATTGAATTATTCGATCAACTGCAATACTACATAGAGAACGAGGGCGTTGCCATCGATTTATGTCATTCGAAGAGTGGAAAAACCGCACTCATAGCTGCCGCTCAGTGCAATCTTCCACGATATCTTGAGCGTTTCCTTCAACTTAATGCCGACATCAATATTCGAGATTTTTCGGGAAAATCGGCTCTGACCTATGCTGCGGCATTTGAGGATGgcatttgtttgaaattgctGGGAATGTCTCATCAAAATAACGATTTACAGATCATGGAAAAGCAAACATTGCTCTCCGCTTATGCCCAGCAGTTCCACGATGATAACGAAGTCGATCACTATTTGATTCTGTCTCTGATCGAGGGACTTTATCGCAGCAAACATCCGGGCGCCATATTGGTTTTCTTGCCGGGCTACAATGACATTGTAATGCAGAGGGATTTAATAGAAAGCACCCTCCCCTCGGGAACATACACAATGTTCATTTTGCATGGTCAAATGGAATCGAGCGATCAGCGAATGGCACTGCAGCCGCAACGCAATCGCAAAATCATCCTGTCCACCAACATAGGACAAACGTCAATCACAATTCCGGATCTCGCATACATAATAGATTCGGGCAAGGTTAAGATGAAAACGCACGACGTGGTGACATCATCCTCCGAATTGCGCTCCGTGTGGATCTCCCAAGCAGATGCCCGACAGAGGTCCGGACGCGCTGGACGCACGCAAAACGGAGTATGCTACAGATTGTATTCGCATGAAAGATTCTATCAAATGAGCCCGCATTGCATTCCAGAACTCATGCGCATTCCATTGACGGAAATTTGTCTCTATGCCAAATCGTTTGATCCACAATCAGACGTTCAAAGTTTCTTATCGCGAGCACTCAACCCGCCCTCAGGCCTAATTGTGCAAAATGCCGTAAAGAAGCTCAAAATCATCGGCGTCTTCACTGATGACGAACTTATAACCGAATTGGGTAGACACTTAGTGGATATACCCGTAGATGTGCAGTTGGGCAAAGCCCTAATGTACGGCATATTCTTTAAGTGCGTCGAGCCACTGACCACAATAGTGGCTTTCCACTCGGTCAAAGACCCTTTTATATTACCCACCGATCGGGCTCTTCACGGGACCGCATCGGTTCAGCGCAAATCACTTTCTGGCGACTATTACAGTGACCAGATGGGAATCCTCGTTCTGTATGATTCATATATGTCTATAAGAAATAACAGGAGaagaaaacaagaattttgCAATAAGCACTTCCTTTCCATGCCGTGCATGGAGATATTCTGCTCAACACGAAAACAGATTCACGATGTTATTGTCAGCAAGTACTCAATTACACCGGGTCATTCAAATAACTATGATTGGAATCTAATTCGTCTTTGCCTGCTGGCCGGTCTCTATCCAAATATTGCCCTAATCGATCGCAAACGAATGAACATCAAATCGGGCACCGACAAACAGCTACTCCTGCAGCGGAGTTCATCGCTCAATCCACCAGGAAAGAAGTCACTCAAAGAATTCGCCAATAAGCTACCATACGATTGGCTTGTCTTCTATGAGAAATCCAAACTCTTCAACAACTACAGCATCAATATGAACACATTAGTACCGCCTGTCATGATCGCATTGCAGTGTGGCCGAGAGCATTTGGTGGAAACGCAAGGCGACGAAGAAGAACAAACCAATGATGAAAATAACGAACAAATTGCACGGACGAGCACGCTTTCTTTAGACAGTTGGATTAAATTTGCTATGAGCGAAAATGATGCTGACATTTTGGTAACCTTAAGAAGTTTGGTTGAAATTgagtttattaagtttttatatcttgGACATTCGGAGACATCGGAAAAAGCTGTGGAATATGTTAAATTTATTCTCAACTCCGAAGTTGATGAATGTACTCTTACATTTAAGCAGtaa
- the LOC129944895 gene encoding uncharacterized protein LOC129944895, with protein MENKSFILEFMAVYRSLWKKYPEAKDVSQKINTLRTNYRRELKRISGLENGLEVEAEAPRKRKKSNLSDELIILAAKRLSEPKNEFRAVADKWALKLKKLEETQRMFAEKFINDILFKAQMGGLHRNSMHLSVVSRTSTPVSSARFFQISKNRFHLCIIHQYPIF; from the exons ATGGAAAACAAATCTTTCATTTTGGAGTTTATGGCAGTCTATCGTTCGTTGTGGA AGAAGTATCCTGAAGCTAAAgatgtttctcaaaaaattaataccTTGCGAACAAATTATAGGAGGGAGTTAAAACGAATTTCGGGATTGGAGAATGGACTC gaaGTCGAAGCAGAAGCGccaagaaaacgaaaaaagtcaAATCTAAGTGACGAATTAATAATTCTAGCAGCCAAGCGATTGTCAGAGCCAAAGAATGAATTTCGAGCAGTTGCAGATAAATGGgcattaaaacttaaaaaattggaaGAAACGCAACGAATGTTTGCAGAAAAATTCATCAACGACATATTATTTAAAGCTCAAATGGGTGGATTGCACAGAAATTCAATGCATCTAAGTGTCGTTAGCAGGACAAGCACGCCTGTGTCAAGCGcaagattttttcaaatttcaaaaaatcgtttCCATCTCTGCATAATCCATCAGTATccgattttttaa